In Rhizophagus irregularis chromosome 1, complete sequence, one genomic interval encodes:
- a CDS encoding Putative clathrin-associated protein complex, whose translation MISAFFIYNQKGEVLISRLYRQDLKRSVADIFRIQVISNTDVRSPIITLGSTSFFHVRHDNLYIVAVTKCNANAALVFEFCYRLVNIGKAYFGKFDEEAVKNNFVLIYELLDEVLDFGYPQNSETETLKMYITTEGVKSQRAVKEDSSKITIQATGATSWRRSDIKYRKNEAFIDVIESVNLLMSTKGTTLRADVSGQIMMRAYLSGTPECKFGLNDKLLLEKDTSHRGLSQRRTNAVEIDDCQFHQCVKLGKFDSDRTISFVPPDGEFELMRYRTTENVNLPFRVHPVVNEIGKSRVEYRVTVKANFSPKLIANNVVIRIPTPLNTASINIRVTAGRARYVPAENSIVWKLPRFQGQSEATLSGEAELSSMTVKKAWSRPPISMDFQVLMFTSSGLLVRFLKVFEKSNYTSVKWVRYMTKAGSYQIRF comes from the exons ATGATAAGTgcattctttatttataatcagAAAGGAGAAGTGCTCATCTCGCGTTTGTACCGTCAAGATTTGAA GCGTTCTGTGGCGGACATTTTTAGAATTCAAGTAATTTCCAATACAGATGTTCGCTCACCAATCATTACACTTGGGTCTACATCATTTTTTCATGTTCGTCATGATAACCTTTACATTGTGGCCGTTACAAAATGTAATGCTAACGCTGCCTTAGTGTTTGAGTTTTGTTATCGGCTGGTTAATATTGGAAAGGcttattttggaaaatttgaCGAGGAAGCCGTtaagaataattttgtattaatatatGAGCTGTTAGATG aGGTCCTCGATTTTGGGTATCCTCAAAATAGCGAAACAGAAACGCTCAAAATGTATATAACCACCGAAGGCGTCAAATCTCAACGCGCTGTG aAAGAGGATTCTTCAAAGATCACCATCCAAGCAACTGGGGCTACTTCGTGGCGCAGATCAGATATTAAATACAGAAAGAATGAAGCCTTTATAGATGTAATTGAATCCGTAAATTTGTTAATGAGTACTAAAG GTACAACATTAAGAGCGGACGTGTCTGGGCAAATTATGATGAGAGCATACCTTTCTGGTACTCCAGAATGTAAATTTGGACTTAATGATAAGTTGTTATTAGAAAAAGACACATCGCATAGAGGATT ATCTCAGAGAAGAACTAATGCTGTTGAGATTGATGACTGCCAATTTCATCAATGTGTTAAGTTAGGAAAATTCGATTCCGATCGAACTATAAGTTTTGTTCCTCCAGATGGTGAATTTGAATTAATGAG atatCGTACTACAGAAAATGTCAATCTTCCATTTCGTGTTCACCCGGTGGTTAATGAAATTGGTAAATCTCGAGTTGAATATCGTGTTACTGTAAAAGCCAATTTTTCTCCGAAGTTAATTGCTAATAATGTGGTGATAAGGATACCCACGCCACTTAACACTGCCAGTATTAATATACGCGTTACTGCTGGTAGAGCGAGATATGTCCCAGCTGAGAATTCTATTGTGTGGAA gTTACCGCGATTTCAAGGACAATCCGAGGCAACATTGTCTGGCGAAGCTGAACTTTCTTCTATGACTGTTAAGAAAGCATGGTCGCGACCACCGATATCAATGGATTTCCAAGTTTTAATGTTCACTTCTTCCGGATTATTGGTAAGATTTTTGAAAGTATTCGAAAAAAGTAATTACACAAGTGTCAAATGGGTAAGGTATATGACTAAAGCAGGAAGTTATCAAATTAGg ttttaa